aaaacaaattaaaaataaattatttaaaaatacatatttaaaatataagtcgTGACTCTTTGGTAAAAgagtcataaataatttaaagttcaTTTTTGCAacttataattgcaaaaaatatcggGAGTTACGGGGCAACAGATTTGATGATTGATTTAAATCGTGAAATtcaacacacatacacacacacacacacgcgcaccaCATAGAAACACTTACGAGGCCGCCTGGTCGCGATGAAGAGAAGATGTCTCGCCAGCATGTCGAAGTATCGTCGCGACTCAACTGCTGGGAATCGTGAATCGATTTACCACCGCGCTGTTCCGTCTATCAACAGCCTCGGCGACTGTCTGTCTAGCGACAAGGTTTCCTCCCCGTTTTTACACCGATAACGTCTTATCATCGTGCCGCGCTAAAAAACTCGATTTCGTTTCGCCGCGAGTCATCCGATCGCGACTGACACGCTCCGCGAAAGATCTTTCGAACTTTTCcgagaaaaatctttctcgATCTCGCGGATCTCGATgtatgtgaattttttaagaataaaataaatacgataGATGATAAAAACGACGGTGTTACAAGGAGACGTGATTGTGTCGTGATTAGACACGATGACGTTTCGAGGAGACGTGACTCTTGGTTTTTGCAAAAGTGCAAGTTAATTTTCTGCGGCACCGCATTTTGTCGATCGACACTCGAAGTCGCAATATTTCCGAGCGTATATAAGAGGAGAACTTCACGGATGAAGGACGATTTGCTTCACGATTCGATCGACCGGATCGGAGCGCACTGAAGGCGCCGGAATGCGCACGAAAGTATTTCAATCCTCGTGGTGGGGATTTTTGTTTATCGGCACCCCGGCTATTATCGTGTCGGGATAAATATCACGTCTGATGCAATTCGTATTGCTTATTGAGTCAGCAGTTAATGATACTGATAAGGGCTAACAAAGTAAAGTCTTTACTGGGAGCCTCGTGGGAGTTTTCCAGCGACTCGTTAAAAATGTTCTACTCGCCTCCCccgttgtaataattttccattGTCCCTTTCGTGTCGTgacaaacattttaaatattttgtgactTAATTGCCCCGtggaatttgaataaaataaatgtgtataatattataattataattatatgaataaacatttaattagtcgaatataaagaatattattgtattattttaaataaaataattcatttagaTCAATCCAAAAaggaaattcaattaataaaatttcttgcgttatattatttatatacgtgtaaaggaaaatagtatatatataccgataaaaaattgaaaattagatagagatttttttgttttaataaaaaattgtaaaaattaatcatatatcgTCAGAGTATTGTTCGATCCTGGAACGTGTTCCCCGGTGAAACTATTGAACTCTAAAATATTCCACGAGCGAGGATCGTCGTTCTGATGACAGAGAGCTCGGTGTTTATCTCGTCGCAGTACATTAAATACACCCTGGGGATTGTCTCGTCTACTCGCGGACGGAAAGATCGGGCGCGAGTGTCAGAGAGATAAGGGAAAAAACGTGATCGGTAAATGCGCGTTTCCCTGTCCGTATCTTTGTTTGCGCGCGAAAAAGAATGACCGATCTTGCTATCTCGCGACCGTCGGTCGCGCTCGTGGCTCCCTGCCCCCTCAGCTGATTCGCGGGAGATACTAAACTGACATACTAAACCCCACGATCTGCCGATTCTGCCTTTTGCATAATTTGCGCCGCGCGTCGATATCTCCCCCGCGACTTCTCGCTCCAATTATATCTGATTAGACCTtgataatctctctctctctctcatccttCGATCTATTTTACGCGATGAGATCTTGCCGTTGTTATTTAGCAACGCAATATCAATATCTCGACTTATGGAAATCGTTCTCCGACAGAGTTATCGCATCAATGCGGACCTTTGATAGTAAAAACGCcgatttttgagatatcgttCGATATACTTGccgtataataaaaacttgcaatgttatatattctaatctcAACGGATAATAatccattttaaattaaattttctcctcttttttaaaacgtcaaaatatgttcaataaaaaaatatcaaatattaaattaaaatatgaaaaaaatataaaaaactttttagaaataaaaatattaattttccaaatattgGAACGTTTTCTGTTtaagaagaatttatattctactatattttatatatattttatatatagaatttttttttattcttcgaaAGTAAatctaaaagagaaatttaaattaattttttaaaataattacctaatttaactaattactaatttttattctcatcgAAAAATGAACTCCAGAAAATATTCAAGTACATATGTACTCAGTGCCGTTAAGTCATAATAAAGCTACATGACGACGTTATCGCTCTCTCCAAGAGCATGTAATGATCATTTCTCATTGAACTCGCGTCCATTTGTTTTCCTAAACGCGGCTTGTCAGAACTCGCAGCAATCGCGCCTATGATCTCGCAATGTCCGCTTCGTATCAGTCGCATTAACAAAACTTCACATGCTATTCACAACTTTTCTTCTAGATTTCTATGTCGTTAACAGAGCAAGTACTTTAATCATTTCAAAACTTAGCTGAAAtctaagttttaaaatttgaaatctttGATTTCGTCAACCTTGATAAGATAGAATCAGATGAGAATCAGcttgttaattttatcgttCCAGCTTcacattattgcaaaaaatagcGTTGTTGAATTGATAACGCTTTCTACCAGATTTCCGTATCATTACTAGAGTATTTGAGCACTCTAGCCGGTTCTAAGTCCGAAGCCCTCGGTCTAGGACTAGCCGGTATCGATTGGATAGGTATGGGAGTTAGCTTCGTGTCGAAGGTCACGTTGCTATTGACCCGCGGCTCCGGACTAGAGACTGTTTCGGGATAGTTGATCCTCTCTCTCAACAGCTCTTCCTGGAGCTCCTCAGAGGGCGTCCTGCAGATCTTGGACGACTTCTCCGCTTGGCTGCTCGCAGAGAACTTCTTGATGAACATGATCGGACTGTTCGCCATGCGGTAGCTCTCGCTACGCTTCACCTTGCGATCTACTCTATCGCCAGCTCGCGTCAGCTCGGACTTCTTTTTCGCATTCTGATTATCTAATTCCGCGGAATCGATCGTCACGTTTTTATCGCTAGCTTCGAAATCATTCATTGTACTCTCTTCGATTATATCTTGGCTATCATAATCGGATCTCTTTCTACAAAAGTTCGGAGTATCAAGATCTGAGACCAGTAATTTCCTACTTAATTTAGGCGTGTTGCCGATTACTTTCAGAATCTTTGGATAGACACCCGATTTCTCAAAGTCCAATCGCGAGTTGGCAGAATTAAGGACGACAGGGTGATTGACCTTGGACGGAGCGATTGTGCCGACGCTCATTTCGTGAACATCACCATTATGTGTCGATGGATAGTTCTCATCGTGATCGGATTTGCGATTCGTTTGCCTATCTATCTGCGAGCCGCCGTGGCAGATCCTAACTTTATCTACAGGCTCGTCCGTTTCCGGGAGTTTGTCGCTCGACGCAAGAGCGGGGATTGGACTGCCAGACGGTCGCCTAGTACACTCGTCGTTAGCGCGCGATGCAGGAATGATCGCAGTGCGTGGTGCTTCTAATCTATCGGTGCGGCCAGTGCAATCGCGGTGCTCCTCAGTGCTGGACGTCTTACCTTCGTCACCTTGCACGTTGACGTAAGCCCCGCGGAACTGTCTGTGGGGACTGGTCGGGTTTGTGGGGCCGACCACGGTCGCCGGTGTGCGCACGTAATCCGGACTGGCCGCGCGATCCGGACTCCGCGCTGCTCGAATGATCAGCTTGCCCAGTTGGGGCGACGTCGGCGGCGTGGATGTCCGGACGCTCGAGCCGTCCACGACGTCGCCGGTCTTCGTGACAGCGCGGACGTTCGGCGTCGCGCGATGAAGCAACGGCGATGGGCTAGGTGATACTCCCTCCCTCACAAAAGGGCCTGAAAAGTGACGCGTTGCATAAAGACATAGAaacgtacaaaaatattattaatattttgagaaaaatctgTGAGCTCAAGTTAAAATCTttgattaaagaattttatctcgATAAACTATACTAATTAAAACTACGTCGaatgattgaaataatacCTGGATTGAACGTCGTGTGTGCTCCTTTCCTCCTTTTTAAACTATCGGATGAGTAGACGACTTTGCCTTCGGAATCCAAAGTAACTCGGGCGCCCTGTCTTTTCCTCTCCAATGACGAGTCCGGTTTCTTCGGCAATTCGCTTAGACTCACATACTCAGCGTCTCTTTTAAAGATGTCGGAATTGGCATAGGTAACGGTAGGTCGGACGGTCATGCCtgatgacgacgatgatgataaCGATGACGAGGACGAGGGCAGGCCCGCGGGATGCTTGTCATTGTTGTTCCTCACGTCGGCTATGGTCACATAGTCGCCAGAGTCTGCGTTTGACAGCTCCTGTACGGTGCCGTTCTTCGTGGCGTGCTTCTTGCCCGGAAGTACGCCGCGAAGCTTGCCAAGGACGCCGCTCAGCGGGCTGATCTTcatcgtcgacgacgacgacgacgactggCTCGTCGTCGCGATCGGTCTGTCGTTATTGGTGATTGCTGGCAACACCTGCACGGTGGCGTACAGATTCTTATCCTGGCCGTTGATCACCTCCATCTTGGAAGTGCCGACAGTAGCGGACATCAGCACCGATCCACCGCTTTGAAGACCAATTCTTCTTGTCGACTCGTTCGTCTTCTTCTCGCACTGGTCTGTCTCTTTCGCATGCTCGTCGTCGGACACTGGTGGTGTGATTACGCACATCGAGGGAATTCGACTGGTCGTGATCGCCGTCTTCGAGCGGATCCTCTCGATTCGCTCGCAGCCCTCCAGATCGCTGGACTCCGAGTACTCGAATTCAGAGCATGATCGACCGGTGCATGCAGGACTCGAGGCGGATTCGACCGGAGAGGAGGATGTATTGTGACCGCTATCGGGTGATTCGCCACCGTTTTGATTTTGACCATGAacctgttaataaaattaaattaaaacaagttggaatttattagaagaattaaaatagatactaGAAAAGTATTAGAAGagtattgcaatatattgttaaaaaaaattaatacgatttatgaatataaatattattttatctaaaaccCAGAGtttgctattaattatttaaatttattttattttaataaaatttttcttattagttGCAAAAATgctcaatttaatttcttgtcAGATTTAAATTAGAACATTGAAGTTCAACTATTTAACTTGCCATAGCAACAACCGTGAGGCTGGATTTGCGTTCAGGAGGTGGTGGTGCCAGAAGCGCGGTGCAAACCGTTCCGGCTGAGCTAGTCGTTGTAGAAGTTGATCCTCTGCCAAATAGTTCGTACTCGTTCTCAACAATTGGCGAGGTAGGATCCGAACCGATGTCACTAGACTTGATTAAAGGACTCTGCGGCACCGCTTCCTCCTCCCTGAGCGTTTTCAGACCTGAATCCATGTGGAACGAAGTATAATATCCCTCCGTGTCGCAGGAGTACACCGACGACGTTTCACCATCGTCGGAGAAGGGAATCACCGTGATATCCTGTATGATATCCGGAGTTAAGGTACCTTCGGAAGTTACCGAGGACGAGGCCGAAGTGTCTCTTCCCTTGAGTCGTCTCATGTGACTTAAGGAAGTGGAGGACGTGCCAATCGAAGCTGTCGTCGTGgatctgaaataatatataatatattaaatagagatGCTCTCTAGTTTAGAATAATCtctatcttgaaaaattttcaaacaaattccaaaataatcaatatccaAATAAacgtaattgaaatttaatcgaaCCTCGTATACTAATTTGGATCATTTTTGTAATAGATTATAAGAGTGTCATTGTATTGTCCAAGCAATTTCCGTTTAGATGCTTCTTCAAGATCTTTCCATTACCTGGGCTGATGCGTAGTGGTGGTGGTCTCGCTACCTATGCTGGCCCTTCCGCTCTCGGACGAGGCGCTCCAGTTCCCGGAGCTCGAGTGCGGGGCGTCGTCGCGGTTGCTGCCCTTCCGCCGTTCTCTTCTCTGAGCGGCGCTCTCGCGTAATTTCACGCTTGGCTGTTTGTTGTCCGTGCTCGGCACCGACACAGGTATACTCGCCGTGCTCTTGCCGCTCGAGCTGGACGAGCTGGGCTTCCTCTCGTGCGATTTATCCCTCCTGCGTCTCGTGGTAACCGTCTCGTAGATGTTGATCTCCTCCGGCGATCTCGTCTGACCTTGAGCTTGCTCGCATCTCTCCGCCGAGCCGATCGTCGTCGTAGTTTCTTGCTGACTCGACTTCGGACTGATCAGTTTCAATCTGGACATGCCCCAAGCCTTCAGCGTATTAAAGTGCGACTTCTTCTCCGTGGGCGAATCCTTCTTCGTGGCGCCCAGGATGTCCGTGCTCGCTGAGCGATGAGCTCTCGTCGTGGCGCTTGGCACCGTCTCCTCGGGCTCGTCGCCAATCGGTTCCCTGTCGGCCATAAATAATGTCAACGATGCGAACATGACGTAGAGCGCTGTATCTGGCGCGATTCGCGATTGGCCTttcgaggagagagagaattatgcGCGAGAAATTGGGCTATGATTAATCGAGTAAACCACCATGTATGATTTTACGACAGATTTATTATCCGCGTGTACTTCAATTTGATACGCGAGTCGAGTTACCAGGACTCGTGGGAGGTCCCGGATCCATCGCGGCAGATAACGCTCGCGATATCGCGCGAGCAATGATAAGGAGATGATCCGCGAGTATTATCGCGGCAATGGAAGGTAGAGTTACGGGAGATTCTTCGTGCTTGGATGACTGCGAAATTATGAGCGCGACTTTATCGAGCGTGACAAATCGCCGATTCTTTTCGAGGTATGGATCTTCGGAATCGCGTCCATCTCTCTATGAGTAACAAAATTGCTACGCCATAAGATGGATccgagtaaatatatattcctctCTCTTATGCgagcatattatatttattacatcatataagagttacaaagataaaatatccgatgaacaatttttattaattttttcaacaataacgttcctcaataattttttttttttttgaacgatgataaaaaattattttatcatacaaagatatatgtgtcgaataatttttaaaataattatttctgtgaAATAcggattataatattacctACTGCTTTGAAGGATTAATACTGCTTAAAggatttgataattaaaaatattaaatatatgcagagagaaaggagatctcttggaaatattttgattaagaaTCGCGCACAGAgtgataaattgataataaatactaaCCCTCCAATAGCTTGTCGAATCTCTTTCTGATCGGTACCAGCGATCGTGTTTCGTCTCTTTCCTCTTGGTCTGCGTGGCCGCGATCTCCTTTTCACCGCCGTTTCCTGTGTCTCTGGACCTGACAGTAAGGACTTCCTCCTCATCGACATTCTTGCGAAACCGCGTCCGCTCACATCCACCGCTACGATTTCCGCCGGGAATCTACGATGAAAGCGTACATTTCGGGATCACAATAGCGGAGGTTCATCAATCTGTCAGTGGTATAAAACTGAATGGGTCGGGGAAAAAAACATATCACGCTACATAAAAGAATAGTGGAACAGACTTTTGGCTTAtacttgttatatttatatataaattatataagatttcgtctcaatttttttgaattttttataaataattcaaggaaacagcaatttttttttcttattctcaaaTCTTTTCTGGCaagctttcaatttttattagtttttttaaaattaaatcagcgtatatataaaataatataattaataattaataatatatataaatatataatatattaatataattaataatttaataatattttaataatttgtaaaatataattttctccctaaattacaaaagaaataaaaaacttttatttaaaaaaattgaatgcaGAGatgattgtgtgtgtgtgtaaaggAAATGCTAACATTTTTAACATCCTTTTAAATGATCAATCATTGATGATAATTTCGATACCGTAAatagtttctctcttttacatgACGGGTTTCTACATTTCTCCTCTATCGGTGATCGAACAATGTATTGAGATAAACCGCTTACTTGAGCGCGATAGCCTGAACCTGTTCCTCGGGGCTGGGTAGTTTGTGATCGACGGCATCGTCGCTGGTCGTGTCGCCCAGAATCCTGGACGAACAGTCCGGCGGTACGGTGATGTCGCCGAGAGCCTCGGTGGATGTCCATCTTCGCAGATCTTCGATAGCAGCCGGCTGCAACAGCGTAATAACACGCGCAATAAAGTCACCGCCCTCTCTCGATCAGATACCTTCTTTTGCACGATTTCTTGCCATTTCGTATAATTATCCGTCCACATCGTCTAATACGTACggttaagtaataattatttaaacagttAAAAGTTAAGTTAAAAGAGAagttaattactttaatttaattttgttaattttaaaattaattttagtgtTAATTTTAGTGTTAAatttcgttttaatttttaacttaaattaatcatttttaaatgcatttaaatacatataaatatatttgtgtatataaatataagattcataaaatatatatttaatgacagatctataaaataaaaaaaataagtaatcaacattccaaagaaaagaaatattttattacatatatttctttctttctcataatTCATTTTCTATGAGACattataatctctctctctttcattttattatttcaaaattctatttaaataactaaatagTTTTCACGAATAATATTTGAGGAAacaatgtgtattttttacgCCAGCAAAAATCGTGCTAATTTGTACATGTGTTTGTTTGACGTTGCTACATGACCCGCTCTAAGTATGCGTAACAAATGATTTTCTTGCCTTCTCGCGACAagggagagagacagagagagagagagagagagaatcgcctCCCGCGATTCACGTCGCGGGGAAACTCGACCTGCCGCGGCGGTAAAGGAAGAAGATGCGAGAGACGTTTTAACGCGCGTGGGTGTTAACCATTGTCGTGATGTCACCTCGTCGGGCGAGTTTCACGCCCGGAGTACGGAACGGATCGGGTTGCGACCGTCTGCTAACTTTTCCACGCTCGCCCTTGTTCGCGACCGGTCTGTGAAAACGACCGCGTATACCGCTATTGCGAGAGTCTTAATCCCGCGCGTCTCCCGAGAGGTAGGAAGAAAGTGAGTCCAAAAAGaaggatattaaatttatttacgtcaTTCTAACTGAACTAACTATAAGTTACAGAATAGAGGAAGTCTTGACACGAAGGTaccaaatataattacttaagtgtgagttaataaaaaaaaaaaaactacttgTCACTTTAAACATACAATTTGCATTACTTAAGATTAATGGctgtttcaataaaaagatttgtgtTATTTTACAAACTTGTGTCccgaataaatgaatttattccattaatttatcttgatTTATCATGTGTTATTTTGAATCTtcgaaaagataatattttttttactgcttATTAAGTACAACATGACTGTCATGCCGTAATTACATTGTAAATGATGATCTCCGTTTGACGTGAACCGGTTTAATGTCAGTTCAAGCtcggaggaaaaaaattaaccacgatttaatgtcaaattaaggaggagggagggaagtGTTTCTCGGGGAAATTACTGaaactattttaaagaaaCGGGATTCGACCGTAAAAACTCTTCATTACACGGTGAAAGTTAATTACGTCAAATTAAGTAGGCAAGGGGGTCAGATTTAACGTCAGAGTTAATGTCTCAGGTCGGGTATTGTTAAATCTAACTATGATCTCTTTGCGTTCAGTCACTCGATATCAAGCAGtgtcttttaaaaacatatttaattttttttttttttttttgtatttcgcGAAGTCACCGGAAATGTGATCACGGCGATGAACCGAACATCGTTAcgtaattcattaaaaaaatataatatatatatatgacgtacaaattatattttagaaatctttatatttttcgaataataaaaaaattaattgctttattaGGCTTgattagaattaaaagaaaataaatgtggCTGTCACTAagaaagatagatagagagaggaaTGTACTTACGACTCTGGACTCGATGTCGAGGCTGTGATCCCGCCGTCTCTTTCCAAGGACGGGTGTGCAGAGGAACATATCCATCGAGCTGCCATCCCTCCTCAAGGAATCCAAACTTCGTACGGCGACTATGGCAGCGAGCTCATATAATTCCCTCAGGGCCCTCGGCCTCGTGTCCGCCGCGAACAGTCCCGTCGATGGTTTATTCGTGACGTGAAAATGTTCCGTCCTCGCCGCGAAAGTGCAGATATCCGATTCCGCTGTAACACGAAGAGTACGAGGAGTTTAACTACCGCCTTGTCGCCAAACGAGTAGAATATCGATTTCATAAATCGTTACGTATAAtcacatatttatgtaatttccaTGTCTTATCTCCAAGACGTTGCGTGTAATGGAAGtatcaatcttttttgttttttgagattatttcatctctcatatttttaataaaatatcattatttcattcttaatatataatatgggagattataaagattaaaagtataattggaaatatgtctctttaattttatgttcgaATTTTACTATGATGcttatgtcaaaattttattgggatgtcaaaattttgataaaatatatataatatatataaataaaaaatatataaaatatataaaattaaaaaaatatatataatgtataaaaaataataatataatatatcaaaaaaattatattatattgaagacaattcatgattaaatttgctttaaatatttgcaagtatgcacaatatttaaaaaaaaaggaaaaaaaatgtattgtaattaaaaaaaaacaaaaaattaacgaGCAGGAAAAAGAATGTCTCGCGCGCCTCATATCAAATTTAAGAGGCGTTCACGaggctttttctctctctctctctctctctctctctctctctctctctctcatggcCGTCCCATAATGCGGCATTTTAGCTCCGCAATATACTTTTTGCCGGTCATGTGTGGCGGGTGATATCACGCCGCTGACATATCTTAACTGTAAACATGTTCCATTCACGGTTTCTTGCACCGCATCGCATGCAGGCGCACAGGCATGgatcagtaaaaaaaaaaaaaaataaaaaaacttaactCATGCCACCCGCGCTTCGAGGGGCACGCTTGATTCGACGTTTCCGGTTGTTTTCAGAAACGGTTTCTTCCGTGACGAAGCCGGGGCCTTAATTTCCGACAATGAGGCCCTTCCTAATGTTCTCGACTGCACGTCTAGTGACAACGATCtcataatgcatataaattataaaataataattttaataattttatttatattaattttaataataattttatttgaaaaacaagtcagttataatgaataataattcttgaaattgattttttagcCTTTTTGGAACAAGATTGTTtaggataatttttattactagtTAACAATGCGcacaaaattctatatatatttattattaattattaatatttccttctctttaattggaattttttctattgtactatttcagataatatatattaattttgtaatatattaatttcaaattatatatatatatatacatatatcctaatatttttatcgaacatTTTACCTGTACAAAGGGATGTAAAATCGTGCAAATTcacgatacacacacacacaaacacctgaaatatatattggctGATGGATGAGTCATAACGTCTGACTTGCATTTTTATCGCTTTGTCGATCGTAGAACAATGAAATCCCGTAAACACCTTTATGCTCACCGACAATTAGTTTCGTTATACAGTGGGATCCTTAATTgctgacttttttttttagccagTTTTTCTCGCCCGGCAACGTACGAGGCCCTTTGACAATAGACGTAGAGCACGTTTCTCTCTCGCCGTGCTATGAAATGCTTCCATTATCACGTGCTTCTTGTGTTTTTCCCCCGTTGTTCGCATTTTGCTTCGCACAATACCACGAGGAGTTAATCATCATAGGTCCGACACGCGATAGGCTACGTACACCCTTTAGAATTCCGTTCCGAGTCTCTCCGCGAATTCGCTGCATCTATTATAACGCTCGATTTGCGTTCCgatattacgataaaaaaagcagtatttaatattaatattagcgagcaaaaaattaatttacaaattagaaaattttataatttcttcttattacaatatatttatatatagagaaataaaaaaattctatggaagagagaaaatggccctttaatctttatatgatTAATCCTTCGGCGTGCACGCTCCAAATAGCTTCTGGAATACTTCGGCATTAAGAGTTAAGCTAACGGTTCATTACGCAGCAAGGTAGTAATATCGCACGGGGATCGCTCCGGGCACATTTATGCCACAGTGTATAAACAGAGTGATGCGAGTACGACGTGCGGCGGCCCCCAGTGCGAGAGCGAGCGGGGAGAAAGATCCCGCCTGTAACTTGCGGACGAGCCGCCGCTGAGTCCGATTCGATACAATCGTCCGTGGAGTATTTCTTACTAACCGTCTGTAACCTCGGAAGCCGATGCGCATAACTACACGGCCGGGTACAACCTTCCGAGCGGACGAGAGCCGAGGAGATCGACCTTCTATCCGTGATGTTCTGCAATCTCATCGCGAGCGCGAATAATCGAGAACTCCCAAGCTCGATCCCAGCATTCGGATTCccctcaaaaattattatcctcccgctattttttatcattttttttaacgctatTTTtggttatttttaatatttttattaaattcgtcaattttgcattttaatcagTTATCGATTTCGTCGCGCTTACATGATAAGTTTTAGCTTCTAAATTTATggtaattttgataaatcggAAAAATgtgttggaaaattttttttttgtctctataaatatgatttaataagaaaaaaatttttttaattttataattcataaatttattaatttttaattagctcTGTggcattaaaaaagaagattaaataattaattcttattttttagaaaacagATTTTACTACAACTATGTGATCAGTAGCTGACAAGAG
This sequence is a window from Cataglyphis hispanica isolate Lineage 1 chromosome 17, ULB_Chis1_1.0, whole genome shotgun sequence. Protein-coding genes within it:
- the LOC126855956 gene encoding LOW QUALITY PROTEIN: mucin-4 (The sequence of the model RefSeq protein was modified relative to this genomic sequence to represent the inferred CDS: inserted 2 bases in 1 codon); the encoded protein is MPFVMRKVEPRHLCRGHVPGGSQPGWPVGAELEMVANGALTSSLKQLASLLTVAEDIFAGLTAELGQVAERSGHLRRKIDKIEERLGTVDPKKIPVPESDICTFAARTEHFHVTNKPSTGLFAADTRPRALRELYELAAIVAVRSLDSLRRDGSSMDMFLCTPVLGKRRRDHSLDIESRVPAAIEDLRRWTSTEALGDITVPPDCSSRILGDTTSDDAVDHKLPSPEEQVQAIALKFPAEIVAVDVSGRGFARMSMRRKSLLSGPETQETAVKRRSRPRRPRGKRRNTIAGTDQKEIRQAIGGEPIGDEPEETVPSATTRAHRSASTDILGATKKDSPTEKKSHFNTLKAWGMSRLKLISPKSSQQETTTTIGSAERCEQAQGQTRSPEEINIYETVTTRRRRDKSHERKPSSSSSSGKSTASIPVSVPSTDNKQPSVKLRESAAQRRERRKGSNRDDAPHSSSGNWSASSESGRASIGSETTTTTHQPRSTTTASIGTSSTSLSHMRRLKGRDTSASSSVTSEGTLTPDIIQDITVIPFSDDGETSSVYSCDTEGYYTSFHMDSGLKTLREEEAVPQSPLIKSSDIGSDPTSPIVENEYELFGRGSTSTTTSSAGTVCTALLAPPPPERKSSLTVVAMVHGQNQNGGESPDSGHNTSSSPVESASSPACTGRSCSEFEYSESSDLEGCERIERIRSKTAITTSRIPSMCVITPPVSDDEHAKETDQCEKKTNESTRRIGLQSGGSVLMSATVGTSKMEVINGQDKNLYATVQVLPAITNNDRPIATTSQSSSSSSTMKISPLSGVLGKLRGVLPGKKHATKNGTVQELSNADSGDYVTIADVRNNNDKHPAGLPSSSSSLSSSSSSGMTVRPTVTYANSDIFKRDAEYVSLSELPKKPDSSLERKRQGARVTLDSEGKVVYSSDSLKRRKGAHTTFNPGPFVREGVSPSPSPLLHRATPNVRAVTKTGDVVDGSSVRTSTPPTSPQLGKLIIRAARSPDRAASPDYVRTPATVVGPTNPTSPHRQFRGAYVNVQGDEDNTLLAIPSESVSPQAIVQPPPYIAPPKPEDRQKSQNRYQDNLKDSQPPNLRAYPENEKQPIVDQKQSYKQEILDPRQNVQLYDNRKNFDQQRMSKYEYQQVRNYETVHMHNARNQQLKDIDQQQFYTLPTRRPQREIEPPRSVTPDITRGHGRGSLSSMHMLAKQAQQRVTSAENEQSRRGTHVDVGSRNLEQAETRGRFVQSQSQSIVDVRNRFATPLNLAALGYRFFASSPANDPLTKSPNADVLRNNPISPIGHGCYNNGFKSSTPTDHHGRSAPTVAERLALTATAGNNCSSPIPMSGSSGRSTPVQTSSGRTTPTNLILSPTKSTMSNEELFAAIHKSKKRLNIRLENDNDNLSLCGSMNSLVKTPAGTRHSWSPESHQKTPEIPTTMQSPTSRMDFKRLLLQQSVKTSPMRLSAAEQLKLSRQQCQQQQQQSSPNTHQSPLAKVLSPRSAWRFQTPRTDVLSSTIIEDTAAEXKAMKPSPENTSPISRLNLRRQLDLCTDLASHLRVVDQESKVVNVNGRLAASQMSNANELDLDPTIKLLNQNNKTQELITNAPDDLARTANITITGQDISSLTSRNNVSTAMRNSKSLLEPKNQDPVSALESRRISNQLARAQFLASTPTNTNPSQNFYFSKRFRARSESPQHAVTQNVATRSPSAPTLETAL